In the Ornithodoros turicata isolate Travis chromosome 5, ASM3712646v1, whole genome shotgun sequence genome, AAGAAACCTTATAGAAACAATACGTGGATAAGATAAGAAACCTTATCGAAACACTACATGGATAAGATAAGAAACCTTATCGAAACACTACATGGATAAGATAAGAAACCTTATCGAAACACTACATGGATAAGATAAGAAACCTTATCGAAACAATACCTGGATAACATAAGAAGCCTTATCGAAACAATACCTGGATAACATAAGAAGCCTTATTGAAAAAACACACGAAAGTGGCGCAGATCAACTGAAATCCTTACATAATTTTGTAATACATCGAACATTCCACAAAACACATGATTCTGAGGAAAACAGCATGTTCCGTGAGACATGGCAGATTCTGTAAAATTTTGCGGAATTgcagaaagctaggggctcTAAGCGTCATGTTGTAACCACTGCATGTTGAACTGCCAAGCAACAGCACTGATGCACGAAAATGAAAGTACTGGCAGCACATATTCAGCAACATAAATAGTGCACATGCTCAGTGAAAGTAAAAATATTATTGAACACAggaggaggcaagcaagctggtagGTATTCGAAGAGAGGAACATGACGTTGAATCAGATGATGGTAAGTAGGAACTTGATCCCTACTTCCCATTCTCTATCTCAAGGTCATGTTCCCACATTCTGAAAAATATTCTTGTCGTTTCACAACACTACATGTATTCATGAACTTGCGGCATATTCACCTGCATCCATCAACACCATAGCACCATCTTCAATCTTCTGATCATTTGCGATGTAGTGAATAACGTTAGCCCTGTTTCCTCCGGCAACCACGGGCGGATACGCCAGGCGTTCTGCGCCGCGGATCCGACACTCAAACTCCATCTTTGCGTGCAACTGCGCCTCGGACACCGTTGGATGTGACGCCCTCATTACCTCGGACATCGCCTCGCCCGCAATTCGACAGCTCCGTCGCAGCAGTTCCGCCTCGGCTGCGGACTTAGTCAGCCGCAGCCTCTGAATCAACATTCGCGGGGATTCGACGACGACTCTTCCTTTGAAATCGTTGACTAGATCGTGCATGGCCTCTTGAGCACGAGAGAAGGTCGGCGCCATGTGATCGTACCAGAGCATGGTCGATGCCTTTTGGGATAGGAGCGATGCACAGAATGATTCAAAATCGTCCATTGCGTAACCATCATCCACACCCAAAAGTTCAACTGCGCCGTCGGCACCACATCGCGGACCGTCCCACAGTTCCGCGTGCGGGTCCTTTTTCGGGACGAACATGATATTTTTTGTCGTGTTGGTTTCAAAGTTTGTGTGGATGAGAAGAATGCTGTCAATTTCCTGAAAACCACTGAGGTAAAAAAAATCGGAGTTCTGTCGGAACGGGTACGGTATCTTGTCCGACATGTAGGTCTTGGTTGCAGATGGCACAATGATGGCATGGTTCTTGATTTGAGCGTGCTGTGTCTTGGACGTGGAGCAGAGTTGACGGATGTTCTCCACGAgtctccgtcgtctgctctgatACTCCTCCTTCTGGATCCCGGGAGTAACTTCGCCCTTGCGGAGTAAGTGCGGGTGGGTCTCCGCCGTTGGCTGTCCGTAGAGTTGAGGCGTGTGCGATGCAGTCCGAGACTGTGCCACTGCGGCCTGACAGAAACGGCAGGTGCTAGTACGGGTTGTCTCCGTGGCGACTGCAAATATGACAACACTGTTAATTTGTTAATGTACTACAGCATCGGTCACCCCTGCATATAAATGCGAGCATACAGCGTTTACATAATTCGTACAAGCAGTGTTAGAGTTTTCGCGAAGTGCAGCATTGggctaaaaaaagaagaaaaagacgaagaaatacatacatacatatttaAGACAGCTTTATACAGATACTCGAAGAACGACATTTATGAATAACATTTAACTCGAATAACATTTATGTGGTTGCGTTTCGTAGTGTCTGTTGCATCAGCTGTTCCAAGCGCTTCGCTCAGCGGCGAACACAATCGCCTCCATgtatccaaatccaaatcatccaAACCAAGAGAAGCGGGACGTGAGAGAGATTTCGTATCTTCACATCTGCTGCTCGGGATGTAAAGACCATGTATCGAATCAAGGACTCACCACGGAGCGTATAGAACATCTTCAAAGTCCACATAGTTCTGTTGTGAaactaggaacagaattaaagATAAATAGCACCGGTCAGAAGCCACACCGTCCTTGCCGCCACTTGCCTCTGCCCGATGGCAGACATATTGGACACCGCCAGCACGCCTATCGGGCGAAAACGTAATGCGAAATCGAAACCAAAGATAACGTGAGCTTTGAGCCATACTTCGAGTTACCCGAGTTACCGGCCAAATGCGGTAACTGGCACAGGCTTTCAGTTGTTTCAATGCTTTTCAATTGGACCTTTGCAGAGACTATTTGACCCAGGGATGTGCGTAGAATTTTTATCTCAGTTCTTATTAacttttttaaacatttattaTTTGTTATATTATGCTTTACTCTTTCCTCGGGTTACCATTAGGGGCGTGCCTTCTCGAAAGTGACGAACAGTTCATCTGAGACAGTAATATTGACAGTAATAGACACATATATGTGAAAATGAGTCATTTTATGGTATTCCTCATTTGAGCCCTGGTCAATGACAGGTTTAATCTTTCAAGGAACTAAACTAGGCCAGACACCACCACAGACCCCAAACTCAGCCACCGCTTGCATAATCCTCTTCTGTTTAATTATTTAATTTATGCTGATGATATACAGACAACCCGAAGAAGAAGCTCGCGCGTGCGACGGCCTTCTGTGGCACATCGCCGTCCATGAATCTGTTTTTCCGATTGAGGAACTGGACTTTTTCATCGGTCATTAGAAGGTGAATTAAGCCATGTCCTCCAGCTCGGACACCTTCAGGCCTTTCGCAACTTACTTCGCGAAGCCAAAGGGTTACAGCTACGTTCCAACAGAGGAGTCCAGAAGAGGACTGACCGTCAAGATCAAGCAGGTCCTCCAGGAGTGGCGGAGACGGAAGGGACACCTCTCTGTAGTGCCGGAAAAGGACATCGAAGTGGCAGGTCCTACAGTGGTTTCGACGTGACGGGACTTggaaaaaaatactgaaaagtGGCGTTTTATTATTTTCGTGCATTAATGTATTCGTAAATTCGTGATGTTGTAATAACAGCGCGGAAACAAACCGTGACGTGTGCGTCTCAACTTCGATCTACCGTGAATGTCTGTGAGGATCCGTATGTACATTTGGTCATTACTACAAAAATGAAGACAGGTTAACCAAGTTTTCGATCATTCACAAAGGTATTTTAGATACGTTCTTCCTCCCAACGAGTGCTCTATGTCACTCAATTATCAATCAATGGAGAAGCGCAGAAGTTCCGTTGCATCTCATGAAGAGGCACACACCGCGGCTAGGAGCGCACAGCCCAGTGCGCTTCTAGCCGGTGTctgcttcgtcgtctgctactctgtaggtatttttgaagcgtgatgtgggcaagcttacgcttgttccatcctacagttggcaatacaggTCAGCTTAAATTAATACTTACCTTTCATTACTAAATTCTTGTAAGTGTGGTTGTTTCGTTTCTTCTGTCTCGGGCATCTCGGGGGGTTTCATTTTTCATGCCTCTCCTCTGGCCACACTGGGTGAGAGAGAGCGCGCGCGGAAGACTTGTTTACTTGTATTGCGgtgatatttttgttgttatcCAGTTACCTCGACTGCCAAAAATGGTTTTATGGGTTGACAAACATCGACCTACGAGCTTGGCCAAACTCGATTATCACAAGGAACAAGCTGTCTATTTGAAGAAACTGGTGAGTTGGTATAGCATCACTTGTTACATGCGCGCCTGAACCAAACCCATAGCCTGCCATAGCTTCGTGCTAACGTTCCCAAATTCCACTGTACAGGTTCATACCGGTGATTTCCCACACTTGCTCGTGTACGGACCGTCAGGAGCTGGAAAGAAAACTAGGATCATGTGCCTCCTGCGTGAAGTGTACGGGGCCGGTGTGGAGAGGCTCCGCATCGAGCACCAGAACTTTGTGACGCCTTCGAAAAAAAAGATCGAAATCACAACTATTGCGAGTAACTACCATATAGAAGTGAATCCCAGGTACCTAAGGCGCTAGGAAATGCATATCTTCGAGAATAGCAGTAATAAAAAGATTTCTTTTACCCTTTCCAGCGACGTAGGTATTTATGATCGTGTAGTCATACAGGAACTGCTGAAAACTGTTGCCCAGGCACAACAACTCGAAAGTAGTGCACAAAGAGAGTTTAAAGGTGGGTTATTTCGAGTCCTGTGTCAAAAATAACTAAACGAAACTTCTTTATTGCTCGCACGCAACAGTGGTCATACTCGCCGAAGTTGACAAGCTTACAAAAGACGCCCAGCACGCCCTCAGGCGCACCATGGAAAAATACATGGCGACATGCCGTCTGATTCTTTGCTGCAACTCCTGCAGCAAGGTGATTCCTGCCATTCGCAGTCGGTGTTTGGGAGTCAGGGTTGCAGCTCCGTCGATAGACGAAGTAAGCTCACCCCGCGGCACAGGTAACTTGGTGTACGCGACAATTTCTCATCGATCGTTTCTCATAGGTTGTAGGTGTGCTGAACTATGTCTCGAAGAAGGAAGGTATCAACCTTCCCGAGAGCCTCGCTCAAAAGATTGCAGTGGCAAGCAGTCGGAACATGCGCCGTGCCATTCTCATGTTGGAGGCCTGTCGCGTCAAGCAGTGAGTTTGTGGTAGAGGGCGCCACATTTTTTTAGCATTTTCTGCTCGGTTTATCATTAAAGGGGCACCAAAGTGTAAAAATTTATTCTTTTACAATTAAGGATCATGTCACCTTGACAATACAAAGGCAGTCTTGAGCAGCGactaagttacaagtaacttgtaactacaggttttcccgccgattttaatccaagcgccatagaaattaatccatgtgccctgcaaactttatgggtcatggattaatttagctggcacttggattaaaattgcTGGGAAAACCTATAGTTACTGCTTTCtgttaaagtaactgtaaaatgtaaccAAGTTAGTCGGGTACtgcaatattttccacgcatCGGTTCCCTGACATTTTGTTGTGGATTCAGGTACCCTGCAGGATGGTCTTAAACGACCTCCCACCATGATGTTAAGACCTTTTGGAAATCATCCGTTTATAACACGGTATAAGTGTGCTAGAACAGTATGTGTGCTAAAACGTTTTTTTAGTTACGTTTATTCCGCTTTTCTTCTTCAAAGGCAACTGTAAACTAAGTTACTTTGATGTGGTAACTGTAGCTATAACTagttacattaaaaaaaaagagtataacaagctcagttactatttttgcaggCTAACACTAACTTAGTTATTTTTCTGGAGTAACTTACAGCAGCAGTTCTAGCCACTTGAAACACTATACTATTTCTAGGTACCCTTTCTCAGCAAATCAGGAGGTATGTCAGCCAGACTGGGAAATATTTCTAAGGGACACGGCGAACATGATTGTGCAAGAGCAGAGTCCAAAGAGGTACGGGCGTGAGGATATCCCTGCACGC is a window encoding:
- the LOC135396254 gene encoding xaa-Pro aminopeptidase 3-like, whose amino-acid sequence is MWTLKMFYTLRVATETTRTSTCRFCQAAVAQSRTASHTPQLYGQPTAETHPHLLRKGEVTPGIQKEEYQSRRRRLVENIRQLCSTSKTQHAQIKNHAIIVPSATKTYMSDKIPYPFRQNSDFFYLSGFQEIDSILLIHTNFETNTTKNIMFVPKKDPHAELWDGPRCGADGAVELLGVDDGYAMDDFESFCASLLSQKASTMLWYDHMAPTFSRAQEAMHDLVNDFKGRVVVESPRMLIQRLRLTKSAAEAELLRRSCRIAGEAMSEVMRASHPTVSEAQLHAKMEFECRIRGAERLAYPPVVAGGNRANVIHYIANDQKIEDGAMVLMDAGCELHGYASDLTRTWPVSGNFSEGHRELYELLLDVQQQLLKMLHEPISLDSLFHAMCDLLGNRLQEAGAISASTPKEELSKVAYQFCPHHVGHYLGMDVHDTPLIPRGIKLPPGAVVTVEPGIYIPESNHKVPEKFRGVGMRIEDDVLITENGPEVLTAGCPKTVEDIEGLFGRKQTRTVSERRKCCEVKQ
- the LOC135394978 gene encoding replication factor C subunit 3-like, translating into MVLWVDKHRPTSLAKLDYHKEQAVYLKKLVHTGDFPHLLVYGPSGAGKKTRIMCLLREVYGAGVERLRIEHQNFVTPSKKKIEITTIASNYHIEVNPSDVGIYDRVVIQELLKTVAQAQQLESSAQREFKVVILAEVDKLTKDAQHALRRTMEKYMATCRLILCCNSCSKVIPAIRSRCLGVRVAAPSIDEVVGVLNYVSKKEGINLPESLAQKIAVASSRNMRRAILMLEACRVKQYPFSANQEVCQPDWEIFLRDTANMIVQEQSPKRLFEVRGRLYELLVHLIPSDVIFKQLLRELVSNCDGQLKGQVTALAAQYEHRLQLGSKAIYHLEAFVAKFMYIYKAFIEESTSGFF